Genomic DNA from Azospirillum brasilense:
GGCCGGCTTCTTCGCGGGGCTGGGCGTGAAGCCGGGTGACACGGTGGCGGTGATGCTGCCGAACGGGCTGGACTTCGTGCGCGTGTGGCTGGGGCTGGGGCGGCTGGGCGCCGTCATGGTCGCGCTGAACACCGAGCTGAAGGGCGGCTTCCTGGAGCACCAGCTTGAAAACGCCGGGGCGGCCCTGGCGGTGGTCGACGCTTCCCTGGCCGACCGGATCACCGACATCGCACCCCGCCTGACCGCGCTGCGCGGGCTTGTGGTGCCCGGTGCCGCCCAAGGATCGCCGCACACCGCGTTGGAAGGCTGGCGCGACGCCGCCCCCTACGACGGCCCCCTGCCCCGCGCCGGCGACGACGCCTGCATCATGTACACGTCGGGCACCACCGGCCTGTCGAAGGGCGTGCTGATGCCGCACGGTCACGGCTTCCTGTTTGGGCTGGGCTCCATCGACAATTTCGCGCTGACCGACGAAGACCGCTTCTACATCTGCCTGCCACTGTTCCACGCCAACGGGCTCTACATGCAGCTCTACGCCGCGATGATCTCCGGCGGGTCGGCGGTGCTGCGCGAGCGGTTCAGCGCGTCCTCCTGGCTCGACGACATCCGGCGCCACGGCTGCACGGTGACCAACTCGCTGGGCGCCGTCACCGCCTTCGTGGTGGCCCAGCCGCCGCGCCCGGACGACCGCGACCACCCGCTGCGCCTCGTCGGCGCCGCCCCCAACCCGGCGGACACCGAGCGGGTGCTGCGCGAGCGCTTCGGCGTCCGCGACGTCATCAGCCTCTATGGCATGACCGAGGTGAACATCCCCCTCTACGCCGAGATGGGCAAGCCGCGCCCCGGCACCTGCGGCAAGGTCTACGACCGTTACTTCGAGGTGGAGATCCGCGATCCGCAGACCGACATCCCGGTGCCGCGCGGTCAGGTCGGCGAGGTCATGGTGCGCCCGAAGGCCGCCTTCGGCTTCCTGTCCGGCTATCACCGGATGCCCGAGAAGACGGTGGAGGCGTGGCGGAACCTGTGGTTCCACACCGGCGACGCCGCGGTGATGGACGCGGAGGGCTACGTCACCTTCGTCGACCGCATCAAGGACTGCATCCGCCGACGCGGCGAGAACGTCTCGTCCTACGAGGTGGAGACGGTGCTGTCGCGGCTGGAGGGTGTGGCGGAGGTCGCCGCCTACGCCGTGCCGGCGGGCATTCCGGGGGCGGAGGACGAAATCATGGTCGCGCTGGTCGCCGCGCCGGGCGCCACCCTGACGCCGGAGGCCGTGGCCGCCTACGCCGAGCGCGAGTTGCCGCGCTACGCCCAGCCCCGCTACATCGACATCGTGGACGCCTTCCCCAAGACGCCGACCGCCAAGGTGCAGAAGGCGAAGCTGCGCGAGCGCGGCGTGGCCGACACCACCTGGGACCGCACGACGGCGGGATGACGCCGCAAACACGCCCTCTCCCGCCCCGGGAGAGGGAGGGACCCGCCGCAGAGCGGCGGGAGGGTGAGGGTGCGGCCAAGAATCAATTATCGATCCTCGCACGACCCTCACCCGCCCGCTGCGCGGGCCCCCTCTCCCGGGACGGGAGAGGGATTTCAGGCCCTCTTACAGGGCGCCCAGCACGGCCTCGGCCGAGGACACCTCGAACTGGCCCGGCTTCTCCACGGCGAGATGGGTCACCTTGCCGTCCTTGGCGACCAGGGCGAAGCGCTGGCCGCGCAGGCCGAGGCCGTAGCCTGTGCCGTCCATCGTCAGGCCCAGCGCCTGGGTCAAAGCGGCGTTGCCGTCCGGCAGCATGGTGACCTTGCCGCCGACGCCGTTCTTCTCACCCCAGGCGCGCATCACGAAGGGGTCGTTGACGGCGAGGCAGACGATGTCGTCCACGCCCTTGGCCTTCAGATCCTCGGCCTTCTGGACGAAGCCCGGCAGATGCTTGGCGGAGCAGGTCGGGGTGAAGGCGCCCGGCACCGAGAACAGCACCACCGTCTTGCCCTTGAACAGCGCGTCGGTGGTGACGTCCTGCATCCCGTTGTCGGTCAGATGCTTCAGCGTGACGGACGGGATGGCGTCGCCCACTTGAATGGTCATGTCTCCTGAACTCCCAATTTTTTGTGTTTCAGCTCTTGATCTTGCCGGACGCCCGGTCGAGCGCGTCGAGGACGGCGCCTTCGGTCAGCAGTTCCGGAAGGGCGATGCCCTCCGGAGCCCCCGGACCATAGACGATGTTGAAGGGAATGCCATAGCGTCCGTGTCGGGCAAGGTAGCGGGCGATGGCCTCGTCCGGGCGGGTCCAGTCGGCGCGCATGGCGGTCACCGTCCCGGCGTCCTCCAGCCGTTGCGCGACGGTGCCGCGGTTCAGCACCAGCTTCTTGTTCGCCTGGCAGGTGATGCACCAGTCGGCGGTGACGTCCACGAAGACGATCCGCCCGGCGGCCACCTGCCCGCGGATCGCCGCCTCGTCGAAGACGGTCCAGCGCGCCGCCGTGCTCTCGGCCACCGGGGCCGCCCCGGCGGAGGGGCCGAAGACAGCGGGAACCGCGAAAGCCACCAGGGCGAGCAGCCCGGCCAGCGCCGCCCCGGCCCAGCGCGCCGTTTCCGCCATCCGACGGCCCAGCCACAACGAGGCGACCAGCCCGCCCATCAGCACGGCGACGGCCAGCGCCGGCACCTCGCCCACCTGGACGACCAGCACCGACAGCAGCCACAGCGCGGTCAGGGCCAGCGCCCCGCCCAGCACCTGGCGCAGCGCCACCATCCAGCGCCCCGGGCGCGGCAGCAGGCGCGCGGCCCGCGGGAAGGCGGCGATCATCAGGTAGGGCAATGCCAGCCCGACGCCGAGCGCGGCGAAGATGGCGAACACCTCCAGCGCCCCGCGGGCCAGCGCGAAGCCCACCGCCGTCCCCAGGAAGGGCGCGGAGCAGGGCGTGGCGAGCAGCGTGGCGAAGGCACCCGTCGCGAATTGCCCTCCCAGCCCCTGCCCCTCCGGCCCACCCAGCCGGTCGGCCACGGCGCGCGGCAGCGGAAGCTCGAACAGGCCCCACAGATTGGCGGCGAACAGCGTCACCAGCACGACCATGAAGACGAGGAACAGCGGCTGCTGGAACTGGATGCCCCAGCCCACGGCACCGCCCGCCGCCTTCACCGCGACCAGCGCCCCGGCGAGGATCAGGAAAGAGGTCAGGATGCCCGCCGCCGAGGCCAGGAAGCCGGCGCGCACCGCCGCGGGCGCCCGCCCGCCATGCTGAACAATGGACAGCAGCTTCAGCGACAGCACCGGCAGCACGCAGGGCATCAGGTTCAGGATCAGCCCGCCCAGCAGGGCGACGCCCAGCATGGCCAGCAGCCCCGCCGGAGCCGCCCCGGCGCCCCCCAGCCCAGCCGCGGCGGTCGCCGGAGCCTCGACCGACCGGTTGCCGTCCACCACGGTCAGCGTCATCGCCCGCCCGGCGAGGTCAAGGCCGGGCGGCGGGTCGGTCGCGTCCATCCGCAGGATCGCGCGCCGGTCGCCGTCGAGGAACTGGCTCTTGGGAGCGGCGAAGGTCACCGGCGGGTCGGTCTCCACGAACACGTCGGGTGCGACCATCGGCTCGCGGGCGGTGACCTCGACCTCCAGCGCGGCACCCTGGCCGCGCACCGCCGTGACGGTCAGGCCGGACGCCCGCCCGTCGCCGGGCACCAGGGACTGGGCGCGGGCGATGTCGTTGGCCGACGGCCCCGGCGTCGCCGGCCCCTCGGGGATGGACAGCGACAGCGCCACCATCTCCGGCACGCAGATGGTCGAGCAGACCAGCAGCTCCGCCTTCAGCGCGAGGTCGAGCGGCCTGCCGGGCTCCGCCGGGGTGGCGGCGACGGGGAACAGCACCTCCGCGTCGTAGCCCGCCGTCTCGAAGCCCAGGACGGTGAAGCGGTGCGGCGCGGGGTAGACCAGCTCCGTCGCCTTGAGGTTCCGCGACTCCGACCAGTCCAGCCGCGGCGCGAAGCCGGCGTCGCCCGGGGTGCGCCAATAGGTCTTCCAGCCCGGCTCCAGCCGGACCTCCAGCCCCAGGGGGATTTTGGCGAGATCGCCCACCCCCTGCACCGACGCGACGAGCCGCGCCTCCACCGGGCCGGACTTGACCCAGGCGCCGGTCTCCGCCCTCCCCATTCCGGGTGCGGCCAAGGCCAGGATGGCGAGCAGGAACGGAACAAACCTTTTCATCGCACCGACTGTTCTCATATCAAGACGCAGCGGGCCGCCCATCGGCCGCGGCTGTATATGGATGACAAAGCTTGGCCCGTGCTGTCACACTCGGGCGAAGACGGCTTCGGGCGGGCCGCCCAACGGTCCGCCCGTCCCCCGACACAAGGATAGCGCCCATGCCGCACCTGACCAAGTCCTCGGACTATCTGACCGGCCAGTTGCTGATCGCCATGCCGGGCATGACGGACCCGCGTTTTCAGCGGACCGTGATCTATATGTGCGCCCACAACGAAGACGGCGCCATGGGCCTCGTCGTCAATCGCCTGTTCGGGTCGGTCACCTTCGAGGATTTGCTGGAGCAGCTCGAGATCGAAATCCAGGAGCCGGTCGCCAACATGCCCGTCCATTATGGCGGGCCCGTGGAGTCCGGGCGCGGATTCGTCCTGCATTCGACCGATTACGTGCGGGACGGCACGCTGGTGGTGGACGACGAGGTGGCGCTGACCGCGACCATCGACATCCTGCGCGCGATTTCCGAGGACCGCGGGCCGCGCCGCAACATCCTGCTGCTCGGCTACGCCGGCTGGGGGCCGGGGCAGTTGGACGCGGAAATCCAGGCGAACGGCTGGCTGAACGTGCCCTGCGACGAGTCGCTGCTGTTCGATCCCGAACTGGACACCAAGTGGGAACGCTCGATCGCCAAGCTCGGCGTCAGCCTGTCCATGCTGTCGGCGGAGGCCGGGCACGCCTGACGGCGTCCGCTCCCGGTCACGGGCACGACCCGCCGCACGGCACGCGGCGGGGCCTCTCATCAAAGTTTGGTTACGGACCCTTGCTGGCGATCGCCAGGGCGAGGCCGCGCGCCTGCATCAGTTCGCTGCACCGCTCGACCAGCTCGTTGTCGGCGTAGACCGCCCAGCCGCTCTGGAAACCCGACGCCTCATAGCGCAGATCGACGCGGCGCCCGTCCAACTCGACGGTGTAAGTCAGGGAATTTTCTTTCGTCCAGGTGGGGTTCGACGACATATCCGCCTCATGAGATGCGAAGGACATGCCGTCAGCCTGCGCCGGCTCCCTTAACCGCGGGTTAAGCCGGCCGGGACAAAGCCTTGGGAATTGGGGTCGGGGCACCCCGACCGGACGGGCTAGCCCCGCCATTCCTCGCGCAGGATGGCGTAGAGGACATGGTCCCGCCACACCCCGTCGATGCGCAGGTAGCCGCGCGCGTAGCCTTCGTGGGTGAAGCCGACCTTTTCCAGCAGGCCGCGGCTGGGCGCGTTGGTCGGCAGGCAGGCGGCCTCGACCCGGTGCAGCCCCAATTGCCCGAAGGCGAAATCCAGCACCAGCCGCGTAGCACCGGACATGTAGCCGTTGCGCGCGTAAGGCTGTCCGACCCAGTAGCCGAGCGTCGCCATCTGGGCCACGCCGCGCCGCAGGTTGGTCAGCCCCAGCCCGCCGACCAGCCGGTCGGTCGCACGGTCGTAGACGAGGAAGCTGTAGCCCTGATCGTCGCGCCATTCCTGGGCCTGCCGCCGCAGCCGGCGCCCGAAGGCGGCGCGGGTCAGGGCGTCGGCCGGCCAGGTCGGCTCCCAGGGGGTGAGGAAGGCGCGGGAGTCCGCCCGCAGGTCGGCCCATTCGCGCCAGTCCCGCGGCAGCGGCGGGCGGATGTAGCAGATCGGCCCGTCGAGCCGGACCGCCGGCGGGCTGATGAGACCACTGCCGAGCAGGCGGATCATGCTGCCCCTCCCACCCTGGCGCGTCCCTTACCGGAACCGCGCGGCGATGCGGTCATACTCCTCCAGCCGTCCGATCGGGCCGAGCGCGGCGACGGTGGGGCGGCTCTCGCGCAGGCGCCGGGCGACGCGGACGATGGACTCGCGGTCGACCGCCCCGATCTTCTCGACGATCTCCTCCACCGGCACGGGACGCCCATAGACCAGCAGCTGCTGACCAAGCTGCTCGCAGCGCGACATGGAGCTTTCCAGCGCCATCAGCGTCCCGGCGCGGAGCTGGGCCGCGGCGCGGGCCACCTCCTCCTCGGTCACGTCCTCGGTCACCCGCATCAGCTCGTCGCAGACGACGGGGACCAGTTCCGCCACCTCGTCCTCGCCCGTGCCGGCGTAGACGCCGAACAGCCCGCCGTCGCGGTAGGCCCCGGAGAAGGTGTAGATGGAATAGACCAGCCCGCGCTTCTCCCGCACCTCCTGGAAGAGGCGGGAGGACATGCCGCCGCCGAGCAGCGTCGACATCACCGAATGGGCGTAATAGTCCGGGTCGTGCACCCCCACCCCGTCGAAGCCGAGGACGAGGTGCATCTGCTCCAGGTCCCGCGCCTCACGGAAGTCGCCGCCGGAGTAGCGCGCGTCCTCGGACTCCGGCGCCGGGCGGGAGGACAGCCCGTCGAAGGCCGACAGCGCCATGTCGACGAGCCGGTCATGCTCCAGCCGCCCGGCCGCGGCCAGGACGATGCCCGGCGCGCCATAATGACCGTCGATGTAGTCGACCAGCGCCGGCCGCGACAGGGCGCCGACGATCTCCGCCGACCCCAGCACGGGGCGGCCCAGCGCCTGCCCCGGATAGGCGGTGGACTGGAAATGGTCGAAGATGATGTCGTCGGGGGTGTCGGCGGACTGGCCGATCTCCTGAAGCACCACCGTGCGCTCCCGCACCAGTTCCTCGCTGTCGAGGACCGAGTTCTGGAGCATGTCGGCGATGAGGTCGAGCGCCAGCGCCGTGTCCTCGTGCAGGACCTTGGCGTAATAGGCCGTCTGCTCGCGCGTCGTGTAGGCGTTGAGCTGGCCGCCGACATTCTCGATCTCCTCTGAGATGCGGAAGGCGGAGCGCCGCTCGGTGCCCTTGAACAGCATGTGCTCGACGAGATGCGCCACGCCGTTGACGCTCGCGGACTCGTTGCGCGTGCCGACGCCGACCCAGCAGCCGAGCGAGACCGACTGCACGCCGGGCATCGTGTCGGTGGCGACGCGCAGCCCGTTCGGCAGCGTGGTCACGCGGATGCTCATGCGGCCTCCTTGGCGGCGCGGGCGCGGGCGACGACGAACTCCTGGACCGCCGCCACGTCGTTGGGCAGCTCCGACAGCCGCTCCTCCCGCTCGTAGAGGTCGGACAGGCGCGGCGGCAGGACCGGGCGCCGGCCGGTGGCCGTCTCCACCGCGTCGGGGAACTTGGCGGGGTGGGCGGTCGCCATCACCACCACCGGCACCGACGGATCGACCGGGGCGGTCGCCGCGGAATGGATGCCGACGGCGGTGTGCGGATCGACCTGATAGCCGCCGGTCTTCTCCCAGACCTCCTTGATGACGTCCATGGTCCGGGCGTCGTCGGCGCGGCCCGCGGCGAAGATCGCGTGCGCCTCGGCCAGCTGCGCGTCGGTGACGGCGAATTTGCCCGCCGCGCGGAAGCCGTCCATGGCGGCCTGCACGGCGGCGCCGTCGCGGCCCAGCAGGTCGAACAGCAGCCGCTCGAAGTTGGAGGAGATCTGGATGTCCATGCTGGGACTCAATGTGGGCACGACCGGAGCCGCCGACATGGTGCCGCTGGCAAAAAAGCGGGCCAGGATGTCGTTGGCGTTGGACCCCACGATCAGCCGCTCCACCGGCAGGCCCATCGCCCGCGCGCCGTAGGCGGCGTAGACGTTGCCGAAATTGCCGGTGGGCACGGTGAAGGCCACCTTGCGGTCGGGCGCGCCCAGCGCCACCGCGGCGGCGAAGTAATAGACGATCTGGGCCATGATGCGCGCCCAGTTGATCGAGTTCACCGCCGACAGGCCCATCTTGTCGCGGAAGGCCATGTCGTTGAACAGCGCCTTCACCAGATCCTGGCAGTCGTCGAAGGTGCCGTGCAGCGCGATGTTGTGCACGTTGTCCGACAGGACGCTGGTCATCTGGCGGCGCTGCACCTCCGACGTGCGGCCCTTCGGGTGCAGGATGAAGATGTCCACATTCTGGCGGTCGCGGCACGCCTCGATGGCGGCGGAACCGGTGTCGCCCGAGGTGGCCCCGACGATGGTCACCCGCTCCCCGCGCTTGGCCAGCACATGGTCGAACAGGCGGCCGAGCAGTTGCAGCGCCACGTCCTTGAAGGCCAGCGTCGGGCCGTGGAACAGCTCCATCACCCAGGTGCGCTGGTCGAGCTGCACCAGCGGCACCACCGCGGCGTGGTCGAAGCTGGCGTAGGCGTCCGTCACGATGGCCCGGAAATCGTCCTCGGCGATGGCGCCGCCCAGGAAGGGCAGCATGACGCGCACGGCGATCTCGCTGTAGGGAAGGCCGCGCATCGCGCGGATCTCGTCGGCCGAGAACTGCGGCCAGCTTTCCGGGACATAGAGGCCGCCGTCACGCGCGAGACCGGCCAGAAGGACTTCCTCGAAACCCAGGACCGGGGCCTGGCCCCGCGTGCTGACGTACTTCAACGCACACTCTCCGACGCCTGAAGGTGGCCGACGCTGTGGCGGGCCGGCGACTCTTGTGGAACGGGCATAGTTAGCGCCCTCCCACACGCGGCGCAAGCGGCGGGTTCCCTCTTATGCAAGACGCTTGCGCAATACACTCTCGCGGCCATCCCTGCCGTCATTCCCTCTCCCCTCTGGGGAGAGGGTTAGGGTGCGGGGGCATCAGCCCATGCTGCCCCCGCACCCTCCCCACGCCTGCGGCGCGGGTCCCCTCCCTCTCCCCGCTATCGGCGGACCAAAGGTCCGCCTGTCGCGTCAGCGCAAACTTCGTTTGCGCGTGAGCGGAGGGGCGAGGGCAATCGCTCCGCCCGCCGGTCAGGCGCCGGTGTGGACGTCCAGCGGGTCGTGGTGCAGCGCCGACGGATCGTGCGCGGCATCGACCGGCGGAAGCTCCACCGTCTGGGCGGCGAGCGCGGCGTCCACCGACGCGGCGGTGCTGTGATCCACCGCCTGCGGCTGGGTCACCGTGTGGGACAGGACGTTGATGTCACCCTCACCCAGAGCTTGCGCCTTCGCCGGAGCCCAGGCGGCCTTGGCCGGGCTGCCGCCGCCGTCGAACAGGCCTTCCTTGATGGCGTTGTACTTGGTCTGGTCGACCGTCTGCCAATCGTCCTTCAGGATGCCGCCGGTGTCGCCCGAGTTCGGGTTCCACGACCAGTAGGTCCAGCTCGCCCCTTCCTTGCCGGCGCCGAGATCGTTGGTGCCGTTGCCGTCCAGGTCGCCGTTCATGTAGTCGATCAGCTTGGCCATGTAGGCCTTGTCCTGGTCGGTCTCCAGCTTGCCGCCGAACTCGCCGACCAGTACCGGGGCCTTGTCTTCCTTCAGCAGCCAGCCCCAATTGTCGGTGTACTGGCCCGGCAGGTTGTTCGGGTAGTCGCTGGCCTTGAACCACTCCATCTCATGGATGGACGGGCCGTAGGAGTGGACCGAGTAGACCAGCTTGCCCGGATTGTCGAACTCGATCGGGCGGTCCTTGGCGCCGCGCAGGTTGCCGCCCCACCACTCCCACTGGTTCTCGTGGATCTCGACGCCCTCGACCAGCAGCAGCCAATCCTTGTTGACCGACTGGATCTCGTTGCCGATGCGCTCCGCGGCCCAAGCCCAGTCGGTGGCCTTGTCGCCGCCCCCCCAGGTCGCCTGACCGTGCGGCTCGTTGTGCAGGTCGGCGCCGATGACCGTGTCGTTGCCCTTGTAGCGCTCGGCCAGCATCTTCCAGTTTTCGATCATCTTCGACTCCGGGTACTTGTCGTCGTACCACAGGCCGTTCTCGTTGGCCGACGCACCGTCGCTGGAGCGATGGTGGTCGAGGATGACCTTCATGCCGATGCGCCCGGCGTAATCGATCACCTTGTCCATGACCTCAAGCGGGGACTTGTTCGCGAGGTCGGGATTCTTGGAGGTGTCGATGCCCGTCGCCCGGTCGGCGTCCAGAGCCGCGTCGCTCCACGGCAGGCGGATGGTGTTGAAGCCCAGCTCCTTCATCTGCTCCATCATCCCCCAGTACCCGCGCATGTCCATGCCGTTGGGGTTGAAGACGAAGCCCTCGCCGCCAAACCAGTTGACGCCCGTCAGCTTGACGTTCTGACCCGACGAATCGACGATCTGGTTGCCGTCCGTGTGCAGGAAGCCCTTGGCGATGCCCATTGTGCTCAGCCCTCGTTGCCATTCGCGTTGGGCCGGAGGCTGGCGGTTTATGGTTAACGAAATATTGCCAGGAATGTTGCTTAATTCCGGCAATCCAAGGCATGTGTGACCATGTCCGGAAGAACGGATTTTGAAGACATTTGAGACAATGAAGGCGCGTCGAGTGCTTGCGCTGTTTTGAGGCTGTTTTTCCGATTTTTCGCTTGATTGCACGGAGCAGCGTGCAGGAACGAAGGAGGGTTACGGGTCAGCCTTTTGCGTTCCGCAGACTTTGCGGTTTCCTTCGGCGCGGAGGCCACGCATCGGCGACGTTCTTGCCCCCACCCCGGCCCTCCCCCGCTGCGCAGGGGAGGGAGAAAAAGTCCCCTCCCCTGCGTTACCGGGTAAGGGTTAGGTGTGATGTTTCAGGAGGTTGTCCATTCGGCCGGAACCGAGGAAGCTGAAGTTGCGACGCTCAAGCTTTTTCGGAGGGCCGAATGGACATTCACAAGAATGCCGCACTGACCCCGCGCGGTCGAGAGATTGCGGTGCGGCGGGTGCTGGAGGGCGGCGAGACCCGCAGTTCGGTGGCCACCGAGCTGCGGGTTTCGCCGGGCACGATCAGCAAATGGTGCCGGCGCTACAAGGCCGAGGGCGTGGCCGGCCTGCACGACCGCTCCTCGCGGCCAAAGCGCTCGCCCCGCCAGACCGCCGCGGCAACCGCCGAGCGGGTCATCGCGCTGCGCCGGCAGCGCTTCACCTATGGCCGCATCACCGCCGAGCTTGGCGTCTCGGCCGCCACCGTCTCACGCATCCTGCGTACAGCCGGGCTCAACCGCCTCAAGGCGCTCGACCCACCCGAGCCGGTGCGCCGCTACGAGCGCGAGCGCCCAGGCGAGATGCTGCACATCGACATCAAGAAGCTCGGGCGTATCGGCACCATCGGCCACCGCATCACCGGCGATGCCTCCCGGCGCGCCCGCGGGGTGGGCTGGGAGTACGTGCACGTGTGCATCGACGACGCCTCGCGCGTGGCGTTCTGTCAGATCCACGCCGACGAGCGCCAGCACACGGCCGTGCTGTTCCTGGAGGCGGCGCTGGCCTATTACGCCTCGCTGGGCATCACGGTGGAGCGCGTCATGACCGACAACGGCGGCTGCTACCGCTCCAAGGCATTCCGGACCGCCTGCAAGCGCCTGGGCGTCAAGCACATCTTCACCAAGCCCTACACACCCCAGACCAACGGCAAAGCTGAGCGCTTCATCCAGACCGCTCTGCGGGAGTGGGCCTACGCCCACACTTACGAGCACTCAGATCAGCGTGGCGCCAAGCTGCCTCTATGGTTGCACGCCTACAACTGGCATCGACCTCATGCTAGCCTCGGCAAAAAGACCCCCATCAGCCGAATCCGCCTGCCGATGAACAACCTCCTGACACTCCACAGTTAGGGAGGGGGCAAGACTCCGCTCAAGCGCCCAGATACCGGCGTTCCAGATGCCGCCGGAACACCGCCGCATCCAACGGCCGCCCCGTGGCCGCGGTCAGCAGCTCGTCTCCGGACGCGTACAGGCACCCCTTGCCGTGCACGTTCACGCCCAGCCACGCCACCAGCGGCCCGAGGTCACCGCGCACCAGCGCCGGACGGATGTCCGGATCGGCCGTCGCCGCGGCCTCGAACAGCTGGGCGGCGGTCATGGCGCCCAGCGTGTAGCTGGGGAAGTAGCCGCAGGCGCCGGACGGCCAGTGGATGTCCTGAAGGCAGCCCAGCCGGTCGTCCGGCGGCACCACCCCGACCAGTTCCCTCATGCCGTCGTTCCAGGCCCCCGGCAGGTCGGCCAGCGCCAGATCGCCGGCAATCAGCGCCTTCTCCAGCCGGTAGCGCAGGATGATGTGCGCCGGGTAGGTCACCTCGTCGGCGTCCACGCGGATGAAGCCGCGCTCCACCCGGCTGTAGAGGCGGCGCAGGTTGTCCGGCTCCCAGGCCGGGCCGGAGCCGCCGAACGCCTCCTGCGCGACCGGGGCCAGCCAGCACAGGAACTCCGGCGAGCGGCAGGCCTGCATCTCGACGATCAGCGACTGGCTCTCATGCACCGCCATGCCGCGGGCGAGCCCCACCGGCTGGCTCAGCCAATCGCGCGGGCGGCCCTGCTCGTAGAGGGCGTGCCCCGTCTCGTGCATCACCCCCATCAGGGCCTTGGTGAAGTCGTCCTCGTCGTAGCGGGTGGTGATGCGCACGTCGCCCGTGGCGCCGCCGCAGAAGGGATGCAGCGACACGTCCAGCCGCCCGCGGGTGAAGTCGAACCCGGCCGCCCGCATCAGCCGCTCGCCCAGCGCCTTCTGGTTGGCGACGGCGAAGGGCCCCACGGGCCGCAGCGGCGCCGGCTCGGCAGCCTGCCGGTCGAGCACGCGCCCGATCAGCTCCGGCAGGAAGCCGGCCAGCCCGGCGAACAGGGCGTCGATGCGCTCCGACCGGGCGCCGGGATCGTGCTCGTCCAGCATGGCGTCGTAGGGCGACAGACCCATGGCCGCCGCCTTGGCCTCCCCACACTCGCGCACGCGGCGCAGCACCTCCGACAGGCTGGGCAGCAGCTTGGCGAAGTCGCTCTCCGCCCGCGCGCTGCGCCACGTCATCTCGCAGGCCGAGATCGCCTTGCTGGTCGCTTCGATCAGGTCGCCGGGCACAGCGGTGGCGTGGCGGTGGGTGCGCCGCATCTCCCGCAGGTTGGCCGCCTGCCAATCGTCCAGCCCGCCCGCGCCCTCGGCCTCCGCCAGCCAGTCGGCCACGCGGGGGTCGGTTTGCAGCTCGTGCGCCAGCACGGTCAGGGTAGCGGTCTGCTCCGCCCGCCCGTCGCTGGAGCCGTCGGGCATCATCGTCTGGCTGTCCCAACTCAGGATGCCCAGGGCGTCGCCGATGGCGGCGATGCGGGCGAAACGGCGTTCCAACTCCCGATAGGCGGCTGTCATAAGGCGCAACTCCTAGGATGCCGGACCGGTCCTCCGGCGTTGGGACAGCACATAGACGACGATCAGCGTCGCGGCGAGGCTATACCAGGTGAAGGCGTATTGCCTATGGTTGTTGGGCAGCTCGACCAAGGGCTGAATCCCGTTCAGCGGCGCGTTGCCGCGCGCGGGGTCGGGAGTCATCTCGACCGCCAGCGGGGCGACCCTCTCCAGCCCGGCGGAGGCCGCCATGGCCGGCGGGTCCAGCCGCATCCAGGACTCCGCGCCCGGCCGGTTGCCCGGCTGGAGCCAGCCGGCGGGCTGCGGCAGGCGGACCAGACCGGTGATGGTCACCGGTCCCTCCACCCGACTCTCCGGACGGCTGGCGGGGGCGCGCTTGTCCATGGGCAGG
This window encodes:
- a CDS encoding protein-disulfide reductase DsbD family protein translates to MKRFVPFLLAILALAAPGMGRAETGAWVKSGPVEARLVASVQGVGDLAKIPLGLEVRLEPGWKTYWRTPGDAGFAPRLDWSESRNLKATELVYPAPHRFTVLGFETAGYDAEVLFPVAATPAEPGRPLDLALKAELLVCSTICVPEMVALSLSIPEGPATPGPSANDIARAQSLVPGDGRASGLTVTAVRGQGAALEVEVTAREPMVAPDVFVETDPPVTFAAPKSQFLDGDRRAILRMDATDPPPGLDLAGRAMTLTVVDGNRSVEAPATAAAGLGGAGAAPAGLLAMLGVALLGGLILNLMPCVLPVLSLKLLSIVQHGGRAPAAVRAGFLASAAGILTSFLILAGALVAVKAAGGAVGWGIQFQQPLFLVFMVVLVTLFAANLWGLFELPLPRAVADRLGGPEGQGLGGQFATGAFATLLATPCSAPFLGTAVGFALARGALEVFAIFAALGVGLALPYLMIAAFPRAARLLPRPGRWMVALRQVLGGALALTALWLLSVLVVQVGEVPALAVAVLMGGLVASLWLGRRMAETARWAGAALAGLLALVAFAVPAVFGPSAGAAPVAESTAARWTVFDEAAIRGQVAAGRIVFVDVTADWCITCQANKKLVLNRGTVAQRLEDAGTVTAMRADWTRPDEAIARYLARHGRYGIPFNIVYGPGAPEGIALPELLTEGAVLDALDRASGKIKS
- a CDS encoding peroxiredoxin, which encodes MTIQVGDAIPSVTLKHLTDNGMQDVTTDALFKGKTVVLFSVPGAFTPTCSAKHLPGFVQKAEDLKAKGVDDIVCLAVNDPFVMRAWGEKNGVGGKVTMLPDGNAALTQALGLTMDGTGYGLGLRGQRFALVAKDGKVTHLAVEKPGQFEVSSAEAVLGAL
- a CDS encoding M16 family metallopeptidase; the encoded protein is MSIRVTTLPNGLRVATDTMPGVQSVSLGCWVGVGTRNESASVNGVAHLVEHMLFKGTERRSAFRISEEIENVGGQLNAYTTREQTAYYAKVLHEDTALALDLIADMLQNSVLDSEELVRERTVVLQEIGQSADTPDDIIFDHFQSTAYPGQALGRPVLGSAEIVGALSRPALVDYIDGHYGAPGIVLAAAGRLEHDRLVDMALSAFDGLSSRPAPESEDARYSGGDFREARDLEQMHLVLGFDGVGVHDPDYYAHSVMSTLLGGGMSSRLFQEVREKRGLVYSIYTFSGAYRDGGLFGVYAGTGEDEVAELVPVVCDELMRVTEDVTEEEVARAAAQLRAGTLMALESSMSRCEQLGQQLLVYGRPVPVEEIVEKIGAVDRESIVRVARRLRESRPTVAALGPIGRLEEYDRIAARFR
- a CDS encoding YqgE/AlgH family protein is translated as MPHLTKSSDYLTGQLLIAMPGMTDPRFQRTVIYMCAHNEDGAMGLVVNRLFGSVTFEDLLEQLEIEIQEPVANMPVHYGGPVESGRGFVLHSTDYVRDGTLVVDDEVALTATIDILRAISEDRGPRRNILLLGYAGWGPGQLDAEIQANGWLNVPCDESLLFDPELDTKWERSIAKLGVSLSMLSAEAGHA
- a CDS encoding GNAT family N-acetyltransferase, which produces MIRLLGSGLISPPAVRLDGPICYIRPPLPRDWREWADLRADSRAFLTPWEPTWPADALTRAAFGRRLRRQAQEWRDDQGYSFLVYDRATDRLVGGLGLTNLRRGVAQMATLGYWVGQPYARNGYMSGATRLVLDFAFGQLGLHRVEAACLPTNAPSRGLLEKVGFTHEGYARGYLRIDGVWRDHVLYAILREEWRG
- a CDS encoding AMP-binding protein; translated protein: MYPHLRNEARWVLPEVLAHQAAERGGKTFVTMIAGKENNGESLTYAEAQEQAGRVAGFFAGLGVKPGDTVAVMLPNGLDFVRVWLGLGRLGAVMVALNTELKGGFLEHQLENAGAALAVVDASLADRITDIAPRLTALRGLVVPGAAQGSPHTALEGWRDAAPYDGPLPRAGDDACIMYTSGTTGLSKGVLMPHGHGFLFGLGSIDNFALTDEDRFYICLPLFHANGLYMQLYAAMISGGSAVLRERFSASSWLDDIRRHGCTVTNSLGAVTAFVVAQPPRPDDRDHPLRLVGAAPNPADTERVLRERFGVRDVISLYGMTEVNIPLYAEMGKPRPGTCGKVYDRYFEVEIRDPQTDIPVPRGQVGEVMVRPKAAFGFLSGYHRMPEKTVEAWRNLWFHTGDAAVMDAEGYVTFVDRIKDCIRRRGENVSSYEVETVLSRLEGVAEVAAYAVPAGIPGAEDEIMVALVAAPGATLTPEAVAAYAERELPRYAQPRYIDIVDAFPKTPTAKVQKAKLRERGVADTTWDRTTAG